The Nocardioides sp. cx-173 genome segment CGGTCCTCGTCCGCAGTCCCGGTTCCTGGACCGGCCAGGCTCACGGCGTCCGGCTACACCTTCAACCGGTCGACCGTCCTGGTGATGGTCTCGCCGTCCCTCTCGAGGAACACGATCTCGCCGAACTCCAGCGTCGACCAGTCGTCGGTGCGCTCGGTCAGCGGCTCGGAGGCGAAGATGACGGACGTCGCCTCCTCGATGCTGCAATCCTCGAAGTCGTAGGTCGTGTCGTCATGCTGGAAGTTTCGACCCGACAACAGGTACATCGGCTCCAAGAGCATGGAGAGGGCGAAGTCATCGGTGCCCGGGCCGGACTTTCGCAGCTCTCGCCAGTCACCAGCCGGTTCGGTCTCACCCTGGTGGCCGGTTCCGACGTTGACGCCGATGATTCGGTTCGGGGCGACCAGGGCCATCTTCAGCTTGGTCAGTGCTGGCAGATCGAGATCCTTCATCGCCTGCACGAGGAGGCGCATCATCTCCTCGAACGCTCGTTTCACATCCTCGTCGCTGTCGCTCTCGAGCAGGGACAGGAGGAGCACGTAGAGGAACTCCGTGTCCGTGTTGCCCCTCATCTGCTCCAGGTACTCGTCCTTGCAGTGGCGCAGCAGCTCGCGCTGCAGGAGCTTCCAGTTCGGCAGATCACCGTTCTGCGCGATGATCCACGGGGTTCCTCGGTAGGAGAAGGGGTGACAGTTCTCGTCGGCCAGCACGGTCTTGGCGTTGTAGTCCGCCGCCCTTACGTGAGCCAGCATGGTGCTGACCTGAAGACTCGGCACGATGCCGCCGACGTTGTCGTCGTAGAAGGCAGCCATGGGCCGGTGGTAGAGGAACGGCTCGTCGGGCTTGAGCAGGTGCTCGCTCCACGCTGCGAATCCCCACCCGGCCAGCTGAAGCTGGGGGTGACGCTCGGGGTCGAGGGCCTGGTTGACAAGACTGTTCTCAGGCTTGAGCAGGAGGTTCTCCAGCGGTACTTCCGACCCGATATAGGCGAGGACTCGGCACATAGGTTTCCTTCACTGATGGGTCTTCGATCCGCGATCGATCGCGGCGCGCGAGTGCCGCTGCGCCGGCGTCGTGGCGGCAGCTCAACGGTGCTCGTCGTGGACGAACAATCAAGCACGCATCCACGTCCCGAGCAGCATCCCGGCGATGCGGGAAGTGTCACCCACCGCCACTGGCAGGCGCGTCCAGCCCGACGCGACCCCCTAGCCCACGTCAGGGCTGGACTCGGGGGCGGGCTGGCTCCGTCCGAGGCGGGAGTGGCGGTAGCCGTACCCGGCGTAGACGACCAGGCCGATGCCCATCCACGCCAGGAAGCGGACCCAGGTGCCGCCGGTGAGGTTCAGCATCAGGTAGAAGCACAGCAGGACCGAGGCGGTGGCCACGACGTACACGGCCGGCGTCCGGAAGGACCGGTGCAGCTCCGGTCGGCTACGGCGCAGGATCACGACGCCGACGCTGACCAGCATGAACGCGAAGAGGGTCCCGATGCTCACCAGGTTGACCAGGGTGGCGAGGTCGACGAAGCCACCGATCAGCGCCACGGCGACGCCCGTGATGATCGTCATGACGTACGGCGTGCCGAAGCGTGGGTGCACCTTGGCCAGCCCCTTGGGCAGCAGCCCGTCGCGAGCCATGGCGAAGGCGACGCGGGTCTGGCCGAGGATCAGGATCATCACCACCACGATCAGCCCGATGCAGGCGCCGATCGAGATCAGCCGGCCCATGAACTCCAACCCGACCGCGTCGAACGCGGTCGCGAGCGGGGCGGGGTCGCCGGCCTCGATGTCGCGGAAGTTCTGCATGCCGGTGAGGACCAGGCTCACGGCCATGTAGAGCAGGGTCACGATGACGAGGGAGCCGAGGATGCCGCGGGGCACGTCGCGCTGGGGGTTCTTGGTCTCCTCCGCGGTGGTGGCGACGACGTCGAAGCCGATGAAGGCGAAGAACACGATCGAGGCACCGGCGATCACGCCGGCGAGACCGTAGACGGCAGGCTCGACCCCCAGCAGCGAGCTGATCAGCGTGACGTCCAGGAAGCCGCCGCTCGCCTCGGGGGTGGGCTCCGAGGGTGGGATGAACGGCGTGTAGTTGGCGGCCTTGATGTGGCCCACGCCGAAGATGATGACCACGGCGATGACCAGCAGCTTGACCGCGACGATGACCTGGTTGAGCCGGCTGGAGAGCTTGATGCCGCCCACCAGGACCGCCGTCACCAGCAGCGAGATCACGACCGCCGGCAGGTCCACCACGCCGTCCGCGGCCGATCCCAGGGCCTCCGGCACCTCGAGGAACGTGCCGTGGAAGACCTCCTGGAAGTAGCCCGAGAAGCTCGTGCTGAGCGCCGCGGCCCCGATCGTGAACTCCAGCGCCAGGTCCCACCCGATGATCCAGGCGAGCAGCTCGCCGAACGAGGCGTAGCTAAAGGTGTAGGCGCTCCCGGCGACCGGGAGCGTGGAGGCGAACTCCGCGTAGCAGAGCGCCGCCAGCCCGCAGGCGAGGCCCGCGATCGCGAAGGAGATGGTGATCGCCGGTCCGGAGTTGGTCTTGGCCACCGTGCCGGTCACCACGAAGATCCCGGCACCGATGATGACCCCGACGCCGAAGATCAGCAGGTCCAGGACCCCGAGATCCTTCTTCAGCCGGTGCTCCGGCTCGTCGGTCTCGGCGATGGACTGCTCGACCGACTTCGTACGAAAGAGGTCCATCACAGCACCGTAGTGACGCATGCCACTCCACGCCACCGCGCCGCCACGGCCTCGGCCGGCCTCAGATCTTGAGCAGCGGGTCCAACGCGACGGCGACGAAGAGCAGCGACAGGTAGAGGTTGGAGTGGTGGAACAGCCGCATCGGCTGGATCACGCTCAGGTCCTCGGTGCCGCGGGCGCGCCGCATCAGCTTGTGGGCCTCGACCAGGAACACGGCGCCGAGGACCGCCGCCGCGATCGGGTAGAACGGCCCGGTGCCGGCCACCGGCCACAGCAGCAGGGACGTCGCGACCATGACCCAGCTGTAGAGCACGATCTGGCGGCCGACCTCGCGGGCGGGCACCACGACGGGCAGCATGGGCACGTCGACGTTGGAGTAGTCCTCGCGGTAGCGCAGGGCCAGCGCCCAGGTGTGCGGCGGCGTCCAGAAGAAGACCACGGCGAACAGGATCACCGGGACCCACGACAGCTCGCCGGTGACGGCGGTCCAGCCGATGAGCGCCGGGAAGCAGCCGGCCAGTCCGCCCCACACGATGTTCTGCGTCGTGCGGCGCTTGAGGACGATCGTGTAGACCAGCACGTAGAACGCGTTGGCCCCGAGCGACAGGCCCGCGGACAGCAGGTTGACCTCGGCCACCAGGACGACGGTCGAGAGCACCGCGAGCACGGTGGCGAAGACCAGGGCGGCGACCGGGCTGACGATGTGGCGCGGCAGCGCGCGGCGCCGGGTCCGACGCATCTGCTCGTCGATGTCGCGGTCGTAGACGCAGTTGTACGCCGACGCGGAGCCGGCGGAGAGCGCGCCGCCGACGACCGTGGCGAGGACCAG includes the following:
- a CDS encoding amino acid permease, yielding MDLFRTKSVEQSIAETDEPEHRLKKDLGVLDLLIFGVGVIIGAGIFVVTGTVAKTNSGPAITISFAIAGLACGLAALCYAEFASTLPVAGSAYTFSYASFGELLAWIIGWDLALEFTIGAAALSTSFSGYFQEVFHGTFLEVPEALGSAADGVVDLPAVVISLLVTAVLVGGIKLSSRLNQVIVAVKLLVIAVVIIFGVGHIKAANYTPFIPPSEPTPEASGGFLDVTLISSLLGVEPAVYGLAGVIAGASIVFFAFIGFDVVATTAEETKNPQRDVPRGILGSLVIVTLLYMAVSLVLTGMQNFRDIEAGDPAPLATAFDAVGLEFMGRLISIGACIGLIVVVMILILGQTRVAFAMARDGLLPKGLAKVHPRFGTPYVMTIITGVAVALIGGFVDLATLVNLVSIGTLFAFMLVSVGVVILRRSRPELHRSFRTPAVYVVATASVLLCFYLMLNLTGGTWVRFLAWMGIGLVVYAGYGYRHSRLGRSQPAPESSPDVG
- a CDS encoding heme o synthase, whose amino-acid sequence is MTYVGQTPAAAQQPERVDPSKRPSFKDVVAAYVGLTKPRVIELLLLTTVPVMFFAQRGVPELRLVLATVVGGALSAGSASAYNCVYDRDIDEQMRRTRRRALPRHIVSPVAALVFATVLAVLSTVVLVAEVNLLSAGLSLGANAFYVLVYTIVLKRRTTQNIVWGGLAGCFPALIGWTAVTGELSWVPVILFAVVFFWTPPHTWALALRYREDYSNVDVPMLPVVVPAREVGRQIVLYSWVMVATSLLLWPVAGTGPFYPIAAAVLGAVFLVEAHKLMRRARGTEDLSVIQPMRLFHHSNLYLSLLFVAVALDPLLKI
- a CDS encoding class II glutamine amidotransferase, which encodes MCRVLAYIGSEVPLENLLLKPENSLVNQALDPERHPQLQLAGWGFAAWSEHLLKPDEPFLYHRPMAAFYDDNVGGIVPSLQVSTMLAHVRAADYNAKTVLADENCHPFSYRGTPWIIAQNGDLPNWKLLQRELLRHCKDEYLEQMRGNTDTEFLYVLLLSLLESDSDEDVKRAFEEMMRLLVQAMKDLDLPALTKLKMALVAPNRIIGVNVGTGHQGETEPAGDWRELRKSGPGTDDFALSMLLEPMYLLSGRNFQHDDTTYDFEDCSIEEATSVIFASEPLTERTDDWSTLEFGEIVFLERDGETITRTVDRLKV